The genomic window AGGTATACATGGTGGTTGTTTCTATCTTGAATTCAGCAAAAATTACCATGAGTCTTTTCTTAGTTTTGGTGGTCTGCAAAGGGTACGGTGTTGTATACCCTAAGTTAAATAAGACAACCATGAGACGTGTCCAATTCTTTGCAGTATTTACATTTTGCTTATCCGTGGCTGCTTTGATTCAAAATTATCTAACACCAGCTGATTCCACATCTTTGAAGCCACTTTTCACCTTTGTTCCATTGGGTATTTGTTTCATGGTATTTTACTTCCTCATTTTGGAATCGCTACAACAAACTGTGAAGTACTTAAAGCAACAAAAGCAGGCAGTTAAATTGGGCATGtacaagaagttgattaTCATTTTCTATGTTGCATTTTTCGTCATCTTTGGCGGTGTTATTCTTTCATCATTCGTCTTAATTGGTATGGGAACTGTTGAAATGATTGAACAACACTGGAGAACcagattcttctttgtgGACTTCTGGCCTTCCTTAGTCTACTTCTGTGTCTTTGTCTCAATTGCGTTTACATGGAGACCGACATCTACATCGTATATGTTGGCTGTATCCCAGCAGTTACCAACTGATCCAGAAAATGTTGCTGACTTTGACTTGGATGACCTTCAATCTTTGGAACAAGAATGGAACCAAGAATACGAACAACCCGGTGGGTCGATTCCACAGGAAGCGGATCTAAATTTCTCTGATGATGAGACTGacagaaagaagacaacACAGCCTCCAGTATAAAAGGAAGCAACTTAACCAAGTCATTTGGGGAGCAATTCCCAATTAGTCCACTTACCACTTGTGACTGAAAATTAAAACATATAAAATCATAAccgaaagaagaaaaaaaagacatcAACTCATATTGAATAAGTATCTGATACTCTCagcttcttgtttgaaatCTATCCTATGTtatgtgtatatacatGTGTATAGTTTATTGCCttattatatacatgttAGACTTAAAAATATGAGCCCGACATGATACCAATTATCATTCATCATTTCAAAGTTTAAAATGACTTTTCATCTCaatattatcaaatatgtttgtttaaaaaaaagacgcTATAACGATTAAACTAAAGAAATCTTATATTGCTCTAAAATACTGTTCCATCACTATGTAAGTTGATTGGAGGGCCACCGGTTTTTGGTCTTAACTTCGCAGCGATTTCTCTGCCAGCTTTCCAAGTTCCAGCTTCAATTAATTGTGATAATTTTAATGTTGCGTCTAATTTTTCGTTAACCATTGGTAATAACTTATCCAATAGACCAATCGTTAGACATCTCCATTCAACAATGACACCACTCTCTGGCGTAAATGTAGGAATAGAACTATCATAACCGTACTCTGTAGAATTGTTCACTCCAGCTTTGTGGTACTCTTCTTTTAAAGACAATACACCAAAATCAATGAATAAACCGCCATTTCTATATTCTGGAAGGCCGGTCTGTAAGTCCTTGGACTTAATGATAAATTTATGGCCAAATTCTTCCAATGGTCTTAATAATGAGTAACATAGCCATTGAGTCAATTTGtggaaacaaacaataaaacTAGTATTGTCTTCCTTTTTGTATTCCCAACAATCACCTAGAGGCTCGCCGTTAAAAGACAACCTTCCGGCCGGCCATATTTGCGTATAACCGGACATCAAAGTGTTCCATACCTGTGGAAGCTCGAGTTCGTTAGAGTTATTTAGCTTGAAGAGATAGTCAATCATATTTCCAGGTCTACCGTCTTCCCCAAATATATCAGAGCTGCTCAGTAGCGACCTACCAAGACTTTTTATCAACTCAATTCTACCTTCATAGCCTTGTAGAGTATTTTTGGAGCTAATTTGGAAAGCCTCGTCGAAATCTTGCTTGGTGAACTCTGACAATTTAGAACCATGTACCTTATGAGTTCCATCAGCTGATAAGGAACCGCTTTCAAACATATAGAAAGATGCAACTGCCAAACCTTCAGATCTGCCGATTTTAGTTTCACCTTCCGTGAACCTCCAAGTAGAACCTGCACCAGCATCTATCAAAACGCTAAATGTGATCAAATCAACTAAACGCCTACAAACTTCAATGGAGTCAACCTTCTCTACTTCCCATGCGCTAAGTAATTGCCCAATTCTATCAACACCACCACAATTCAAATGCTGCCATCTTCCATGAACAGGTATATCAGAGAGTTGCTTGTAGTCTCTGCCAATGATGTCAATAAGGTTATCCCTAACCTTAGCCATATTATCCATGTCAATATGAAAGTATTGTGTTTCATTTTTCCCAGACTCCAACCTACCATCATACACTTTATTACAAGTCGAACGGACAGATTCGATTGAGCGGTAGAATTCTAAAGTGTTTCCTTCATCATTTGTCATGGTAAAAGCCCTGTATTGATGGTGAAGGTTGTGGCAATACTGGTTAGGGAATCACTGGATATGACAACTTTAGTTGTTACCGACAAATTGagagaagaacaaaatttTTGGAGTCACTTAGTCAAATACTTACCCTTTATATACTTGGGTTATAATGAAAATGCTTTGTTATCTTTATCAACCACATGTCTTATTAAGTTGTCCTTTAAAGAATCACTATGACTATGCCAGGCCTGTTGGTAATGGTAACTAACTATAACAGGTACAAAAACTCCGTCGCACGTCCGACGGGATTTTTTGTGGGACTGTTTTtagttttcaaaaaaaaaaaaaaaacatcaacatccGTACATTGTTTTAAAATAAGTATTTTTGTTGTAAATGTTAATATTCCGTATTAGGATATGAATAAGCATAACATCTCAAGATTCCATTCTGTGGGAGCTGTGGTAGATGTTCAAATTTCAACAAAGGTAGTTAGTTCGTCGATGAGCTTTCATAAAGTGAGTATAGAACGTGAAGGTTGGTGAATCATGTATTAATTAGTTAGTTCTTTTGTTCAAGCCTAGAGAAAccaacaaattcaaaaggtATACACCATGTCTCAcgttgaaaagaaggccgaacaacaacaagaagttcaaatCCACAAGATTAGAATTAACTTGACCTCTACCAAGGTTAAGCAATTGGAAAACGTTTCTGCTAACATCATCAAGAATGCTGAAACTTTCAAGTTGGTCAAGAAGGGTCCAGTCAGATTACCAACCAAGGTCTTGAAGATCTCTACCAGAAAGACCCCTAACGGTGAAGGTTCTAAGACCTGGGACACTTACGAAATGAGAATCCACAAGAGATACATCGACTTGGAAGCTCCAGCTCACATCGTCAAGAGAATCACTCAAATCACCATTGAACCTGGTGTCGATGTCGAAGTTATCATTGCTGCTTAAACGCATCATTGataatttattattaaGATACATGCGTCCTGTTTGTCGTATGGCAATTTTGGGCtaaccttttttttattctaaTTTAATTCGAAATCGGTCTCTTTTGGCTGTGGTATTCTCATTCACAGATCATATTGGAAGTAAAAACGTTGTAAATATGATCCAATTGTCTCTCTAGTGGAATGGCCTTTGCTAACATCAATGATAACCCACTCTAGGTAGGATAGTTTCTCGTATACCTCTGTTCTACTATCAGTGGTAAAAAAATAATCTCATAATTCACCAGCATTCATTCATAAACATGTCTGGTTTTAGCCTGGTTTATTGGTTGTTCGATGGAACAGCTTTTTGTTATCATTGTTAGTTAATATGCATTCTATCTGTATAATTTGTACATATTTTAACGGAATATGGTTTACGTTTGAGAAAAATACATTTTAACGTATTAATTGATTCCTTAAAAGGAACACGGGTTTGGCTTTTAAGCTTAACATTAAGGCTCGATCAACCCTAATGTGGGCCATAATCCTCGTGTATTGATTGGGCTTTGGTCGTCCATCTtgtcaatttcttttttttttttatacaTCTACAATTGCAGGCGtttaaatttttcaaacatataaaaagaagaagttttcaATGTCCAACTGTCATTCTAAACACATACGTTGCAATACGTGAATACTATCAAACTCAAGAATAGCAATAGTGAAAAGATTAAAGGCTGTAAAGACGGCGCGAGACTTATCTTAATAACATGTTTCAGTAGAAACATGGTGTAATTCCTTTTGGAAAGACATAGAAAAATGAAGTTCAGCACATGGATACACAATGTGTTTAATGATGAGAATACGTCCTAGTGACATTGCTATAAACCCAGCTCTTCGATCATTCGAAATGAGAAGAGAATTTTGTCAAACGCTCTGATAATCATTGGTCTAAAAAATGGTGCAAAAACGTAATTAAAAACTACTATAGTTGTTCTTCATTGAAATGTCTGAAGTCTTGAATATACTATATACATGTATTTGCTTGTCTCtattcatcttcttgtatCATTATTTCTTGCCGTTTGCGGCTTTGAAATGGATAATGTCGCCATCTTCGACAATATACTGTTTACCACCACGCTTTATCTTACCCTGGGATTTGAGTGCTGATTCTTGCAAAGGAGGCTCCATTTCTTTAACATCTTCGTATTTGATTATGTTCGCACTGATGAATGTTTGTTCGAGATCGGAATGAATGACACCGGCTGCTTGGGGAGCCATAGTTCCCTTAAGAATTGTCCATTGACGAGCCTCAATTGGTCCGCAAGTGTAAAAGCTGATCAACTGTAACAATTCTCTCATTTTTACAATGATCGCAGGTAAGGCAGTTAGCGGTGCCTTCAAATCTTGGCCATTAGTGATCTCTTTACAGTATTTTTCAAACTGTTGTAGatcatcatcaaattcGTTATATTTGGTTTCTAGCTCGGCGCTAAATAGCATGACTTGATCCCCTGGTGCAAATTCGTCTAACCATTTATTAATCTTGTCCAAGAATTTGTTCTCTTGTAACAAATAATCCTTTGGGGTCACATTAAGAAGTATAAGTGTTGGCTTGGCTGTTAGGAAGTTATGTTTGTTCAATatgttgatttcttcttcagacCAATCTTTTTTCCAATGTGATAGTTTCTTACCCTCGTACATATGGGCTTCCACTTCATCTAAGAGCTTTAATTCGGTGCTCATGCTTAGAAACTCAGTAGAGTTTTTGGGAGCTCTATTGatctttttatttattctttctcttgcACCTTCTAACCACTCTAGATCTTTCAATACCAATTCGTCTTGAACCAATGATAAATCTCTAACTGGATCCACATTTCCCTCAATATGTGTAATTTCATCATTCTCGAAACCTCGTACTACCTGGAAGATACCATCAACGTGACGGATatcattcaaaaacttaTTTCCTAAACCTTCACCACTGGAAGCTCCTCTGGTTAATCCTGCGATATCAAAAACAGTCAAAGTGGAAGGaattttcttctgacttTCATACAATCTGTATAAGTGATCTAACTTAGAACTAGGTACTATAACCTTCGATTCCTCCGGTTCAATAGTAGCAAAGGGGTAATTGGCTGGATTACCGAGTTTCGATTTAGTGATGGCCTGAAAAAAGGTAGACTTTCCAACGTTGGCTAATCCCACAATACCTGAGGTTAAATTATTTGACGGGCGTCCTAATGATGCATAGAAACGTTttaacatcatcatcctaGTCGTCATTGGGGTGGAGGTATTGAGGGTTTCCTGTGCGGCTTGGTTTTTTTATATCAAAGAATGGTTAAGATggttttgaacttttcgaTCTCGAATGTCATTTTTCTTATTAGAATGTACACATACATATAACGATTTCAAAGAGAATTTGGCGATTGAAACTAGAACTGGAACAAGGGAAAACTCAAACCTCATTAGTTAGTCTTTTTGATGAGTGCCCGAAAGcgtattaatattattaaattAATATATAACTAAGTGCTACAGATCATGCAACGAGTTGTAATGCTCACCTAGGGTGTATGAATGCTTGTAATAAACAAGTTTTAATTCTGGGTTTTTAGCACCCTCGTTAATCTTATAGGTAGATCTACCAGACATTAGAATACTGATCGGACAACCGAAAACCTTAGAAAGAGCCAAGATTTCAACCTCACCACCCCACTCTGCAGTTGTTTCCATCGTTTTGGTGTACTCGT from Kluyveromyces marxianus DMKU3-1042 DNA, complete genome, chromosome 6 includes these protein-coding regions:
- the PTM1 gene encoding membrane protein PTM1; amino-acid sequence: MYIKFNWASVLCTLIWLQFAAANKGTITDKRNEICSGMYSKKDWSGRVDPYISFNLQKLSDEGVSVVVFDFQDYIHIGATDAAGNTQYICTDEAIREELCTEEQKDKFIIQKEVYDPETGKNRTLATNIQTFFVNQTGMVKDKYEVKKTGYYCIATYPKSEGGSYKAEINFRNSFGNLAAAEINKLPLYGLLAIFYVVAMALYMFAFWKHKHELLPLQKYLLAAFVFLMIDSIFIWGYYDLKNTKGDTAGTKVYMVVVSILNSAKITMSLFLVLVVCKGYGVVYPKLNKTTMRRVQFFAVFTFCLSVAALIQNYLTPADSTSLKPLFTFVPLGICFMVFYFLILESLQQTVKYLKQQKQAVKLGMYKKLIIIFYVAFFVIFGGVILSSFVLIGMGTVEMIEQHWRTRFFFVDFWPSLVYFCVFVSIAFTWRPTSTSYMLAVSQQLPTDPENVADFDLDDLQSLEQEWNQEYEQPGGSIPQEADLNFSDDETDRKKTTQPPV
- the URC4 gene encoding URC4/urg3 family protein gives rise to the protein MDNMAKVRDNLIDIIGRDYKQLSDIPVHGRWQHLNCGGVDRIGQLLSAWEVEKVDSIEVCRRLVDLITFSVLIDAGAGSTWRFTEGETKIGRSEGLAVASFYMFESGSLSADGTHKVHGSKLSEFTKQDFDEAFQISSKNTLQGYEGRIELIKSLGRSLLSSSDIFGEDGRPGNMIDYLFKLNNSNELELPQVWNTLMSGYTQIWPAGRLSFNGEPLGDCWEYKKEDNTSFIVCFHKLTQWLCYSLLRPLEEFGHKFIIKSKDLQTGLPEYRNGGLFIDFGVLSLKEEYHKAGVNNSTEYGYDSSIPTFTPESGVIVEWRCLTIGLLDKLLPMVNEKLDATLKLSQLIEAGTWKAGREIAAKLRPKTGGPPINLHSDGTVF
- the RPS20 gene encoding 40S ribosomal protein uS10, encoding MSHVEKKAEQQQEVQIHKIRINLTSTKVKQLENVSANIIKNAETFKLVKKGPVRLPTKVLKISTRKTPNGEGSKTWDTYEMRIHKRYIDLEAPAHIVKRITQITIEPGVDVEVIIAA
- the YLF2 gene encoding Ylf2p, producing MMLKRFYASLGRPSNNLTSGIVGLANVGKSTFFQAITKSKLGNPANYPFATIEPEESKVIVPSSKLDHLYRLYESQKKIPSTLTVFDIAGLTRGASSGEGLGNKFLNDIRHVDGIFQVVRGFENDEITHIEGNVDPVRDLSLVQDELVLKDLEWLEGARERINKKINRAPKNSTEFLSMSTELKLLDEVEAHMYEGKKLSHWKKDWSEEEINILNKHNFLTAKPTLILLNVTPKDYLLQENKFLDKINKWLDEFAPGDQVMLFSAELETKYNEFDDDLQQFEKYCKEITNGQDLKAPLTALPAIIVKMRELLQLISFYTCGPIEARQWTILKGTMAPQAAGVIHSDLEQTFISANIIKYEDVKEMEPPLQESALKSQGKIKRGGKQYIVEDGDIIHFKAANGKK